The genomic segment GGCCGCGAAGGCCTCCTCCATCACGCCCTAGCGGGTTAGCGCCGCGCCTGCCGGGCCTGGACCTCGGTCGTCCTGCCGGGGCTGATCTCGAAGTCGCGGATGACCGTGCTGTAGCCGGGCGCGACCACCACGAGTTCGTGGCTGCCCGCGGGCAGGTCGGGGACGCTCAGGCGGCCGGTGCCGCTGGGGACGCTGCCGACCTCGCTGCCGTTGATATAGACC from the Deinococcota bacterium genome contains:
- a CDS encoding PEGA domain-containing protein, which codes for VYINGSEVGSVPSGTGRLSVPDLPAGSHELVVVAPGYSTVIRDFEISPGRTTEVQARQARR